One genomic segment of Elgaria multicarinata webbii isolate HBS135686 ecotype San Diego chromosome 9, rElgMul1.1.pri, whole genome shotgun sequence includes these proteins:
- the ACO2 gene encoding aconitate hydratase, mitochondrial yields MAPYCVLVSRLQQALSKGVRRYHVTPVLCQRAKVAMSQFEPNEYISYEMLEKNINIVRKRLDRPLTLSEKIVYGHLDDPVKQDIERGKTYLRLRPDRVAMQDATAQMAMLQFISSGLPRVAVPSTIHCDHLIEAQLGGEKDLRRAKDINQEVYNFLATAGAKYGVGFWKPGSGIIHQIILENYSYPGVMLIGTDSHTPNGGGLGGICIGVGGADAVDVMAGIPWELKCPKVIGVKLTGELSGWTSPKDVILKVAGILTVKGGTGAIIEYHGPGVDSISCTGMATICNMGAEIGATTSVFPYNHRMKKYLSKTGRAEIANLADEFQEHLKPDPGCSYDQLVEIDLNELKPLINGPFTPDLAHSVEEIGSVAEKKGWPVDIRVGLIGSCTNSSYEDMGRSAAVAKQALAHGVKCKSHFTITPGSEQIRATIERDGYSKVLRDVGGVVLANACGPCIGQWDRKDTKKGEKNTIVTSYNRNFTGRNDANPETHAFVTSPEIVTALALAGSLKFNPEADFLTGADGKKFKLEPPDADELPKLEFDPGQDTYQYPPKDGSSQHVDVSPTSQRLQLLEPFDKWDGKDLEDMLLLIKVKGKCTTDHISAAGPWLKFRGHLDNISNNLLIGAINIENDKANTVRNALNQEFGPVPDTARYYKKHGVKWVVVGDENYGEGSSREHAALEPRHLGGRAIIVKSFARIHETNLKKQGLLPLTFADPADYDKIHPVDKLSIVGLKDFAPGKPLKCIIKHPNGSQETIVLNHTFNETQIEWFRAGSALNRMKELQKH; encoded by the exons CAAGCCTTGAGTAAAGGTGTTCGGAGGTACCATGTTACACCTGTCCTGTGCCAGCGGGCCAAGGTGGCTATGAGCCAGTTTGAGCCCAATGAATACATAAGCTATGAAATGCTTGAGAAAAACATCAACATTGTCCGGAAAAG ACTGGACCGTCCCCTCACCCTGTCAGAGAAGATTGTCTATGGCCACTTAGATGATCCTGTCAAGCAGGATATTGAGAGGGGCAAGACATATTTGCGTCTGCGGCCAGACCGGGTAGCCATGCAGGATGCCActgcccagatggccatgctgcaGTTCATCAGCAGTGGGCTGCCCAGAGTGGCCGTGCCCTCAACCATCCACTGTGATCACCTTATTGAAGCTCAGTTAGGTGGTGAGAAAGATCTCCGAAGAGCAAAG GACATTAATCAAGAGGTATACAATTTCCTAGCCACAGCAGGTGCCAAATATGGAGTGGGTTTCTGGAAACCTGGATCGGGAATCATTCATCAA ATCATCCTGGAGAACTACTCCTATCCTGGTGTTATGCTTATTGGTACAGATTCCCATACACCCAATGGTGGTGGCTTGGGAGGAATCTGTATTGGAGTTGGTGGAGCTGATGCAGTTGATGTCATGGCAGGAATCCCCTGGGAGCTCAAATGCCCAAAG GTAATTGGTGTAAAACTAACGGGCGAACTGTCAGGCTGGACTTCTCCGAAAGATGTGATCCTGAAAGTGGCTGGCATCCTTACTGTGAAAGGTGGCACAGGAGCTATCATAGAGTATCATGGACCAGGTGTTGACTCCATCTCTTGCACAG GAATGGCAACTATCTGCAACATGGGAGCAGAGATTGGTGCCACCACTTCAGTCTTCCCTTACAATCACCGGATGAAGAAATATTTGTCCAAGACTGGACGGGCTG AGATTGCTAATTTGGCAGATGAATTCCAGGAGCACTTGAAGCCTGATCCTGGCTGCTCCTATGATCAGCTGGTTGAAATTGATCTCAATGAG CTGAAACCCCTTATCAATGGGCCTTTCACACCAGATCTGGCACACAGCGTGGAAGAGATTGGTTCCGTGGCAGAAAAGAAGGGCTGGCCTGTGGATATCAGAGTTG GTCTGATTGGTAGCTGCACCAATTCAAGCTATGAGGACATGGGGCGCTCTGCTGCGGTGGCAAAACAGGCACTTGCACATGGGGTTAAGTGCAAGTCTCACTTCACCATCACACCTGGCTCAGAGCAGATTCGGGCCACCATTGAAAGGGATGGCTAT TCAAAAGTCCTGCGTGATGTTGGCGGAGTGGTTCTTGCCAATGCTTGTGGGCCATGCATAGGCCAGTGGGACAG AAAAGATAccaaaaagggagaaaagaataCAATTGTTACATCCTACAACAGAAATTTCACTGGCCGCAATGATGCCAACCCAGAGACGCATGCCTTTGTGACGTCTCCAGAG ATAGTAACAGCCCTGGCTCTTGCTGGCAGCCTGAAATTTAACCCAGAAGCGGACTTCCTGACAGGAGCTGATGGAAAGAAGTTCAAACTTGAGCCACCGGATGCTGATGAGCTTCCTAAACTG GAATTTGATCCAGGGCAGGACACCTATCAATACCCCCCCAAGGATGGCAGCAGCCAGCACGTGGATGTCAGCCCCACCAGCCAGCGCTTGCAGCTCCTTGAGCCCTTTGACAAATGGGATGGAAAAGACCTGGAAGACATGCTGCTACTCATAAAG GTGAAAGGGAAATGTACCACTGACCACATTTCTGCAGCTGGCCCATGGCTCAAGTTCCGTGGCCATCTGGACAATATTTCAAACAATCTGTTGATTGGAGCCATAAATATTGAGAATGACAAGGCCAACACAGTGAGAAATGCGTTAAACCAGGAGTTTGGACCTGTTCCTGACACAGCCCGTTACTACAAG AAACATGGTGTTAAATGGGTGGTAGTTGGGGATGAAAACTATGGTGAAGGTTCAAGTCGGGAGCATGCAGCATTAGAACCACGGCATCTAGGAGGAAGAGCCATCATAGTCAAGAGCTTTGCCAGGATTCATG AAACCAATCTGAAGAAGCAAGGCCTCCTGCCGCTAACCTTTGCTGATCCAGCTGATTATGACAAGATACACCCTGTGGACAAGCTAAGTATTGTGGGTCTGAAAGATTTTGCTCCTGGAAAG CCCCTGAAATGCATCATCAAGCATCCTAATGGGAGCCAAGAAACAATTGTGCTGAACCACACCTTCAATGAGACTCAGATTGAGTGGTTCCGAGCTGGTAGTGCACTCAACAGAATGAAAGAGTTGCAGAAGCACTGA